One Lutra lutra chromosome 7, mLutLut1.2, whole genome shotgun sequence DNA window includes the following coding sequences:
- the LOC125105326 gene encoding ribonuclease pancreatic-like: MAQERFFILFPLLVLVLLVLGCVQVSLAKESRAEKFQRQHMDPDTSTVTASYCNQMMKRRNMTVGRCKPVNTFIHEPLPDVQAVCFQGNVPCKNGQPNCHQSSSKMHITDCRLKKGSKYPKCDYQTQQLQKSIIVACEGNPYVPVHFDGSV, from the coding sequence ATGGCTCAGGAGAGGTTCTTCATCCTGTTCCCACTACTGGTCCTGGTGCTGCTGGTGCTGGGCTGTGTCCAGGTTTCTCTGGCCAAGGAGTCTCGGGCCGAGAAGTTCCAGCGGCAGCACATGGACCCAGACACCTCCACCGTCACTGCCAGCTACTGCAACCAAATGATGAAGCGCCGGAATATGACGGTTGGACGGTGCAAGCCAGTGAACACGTTTATCCACGAGCCCCTGCCAGATGTCCAGGCTGTCTGCTTCCAGGGAAACGTCCCTTGCAAGAACGGGCAGCCCAACTGTCACCAAAGCAGCTCCAAAATGCACATCACCGACTGCCGCCTGAAGAAAGGCTCCAAATACCCCAAATGTGACTACCAGACCCAGCAGCTACAGAAATCCATCATCGTGGCCTGTGAAGGGAACCCATACGTGCCAGTCCACTTTGACGGTTCTGTGTAG